The stretch of DNA GCCAACCGCAACCGCCCCACCGACGCTCCGGGGAACAGCAGCAGACGCACGGCGACCCCACCGAGCACCGCGACCGCGATCAGCAGGAACACGACGCCTCCCGCGCACCGCCGGCACCGCCTCCCGGAACGGCGGGGCGCCCCGCGAACCGGACGCCGCGCAGATCACCGGGTCGGGGCCCGGCCTTTTCCCCGGGGCGGGGCGCACCGCCGATGCGGGGGAGCCGACCGGACACCGGAAGGCGGGGCCCCCGGCCGCGGCCGCCGGACCGGCTCCTGCGGCCCGCGACTCCGGTCGGCGGACCGGCGACCCGCACCGGTCCGAGCGTTGCGAGCGCGCCTTGCGGCCGGATTCCTCCATGCCGGCGCCGTCGCCCCGCACCGAGCGGTCGGGCTTCGGGGTTCCCCGAAGCAAGCGGAGCGGAAGGCCCGAGTACGTTCAGGCGGTGGCCGTGCCGACCCGGTGGAGGGGAGGCGTTCTGCCGGTGCTGACGCGGGGCCGGAGAGTGTGTTCGCCTCGGCCCCGCCGCCTTCCCGCGCTGCTCGATGACCTCATCGGGACCCCTTCCCGCGCAAGGCGTCGATCTTGGCGCTGTCGCCGTCGCAACGCCGGTTGCGGCGGCGACAGCGCCAAGATCGACGCGGGATGGGGGATGTCGCAGGTTCGGCCGCCCGCAGACGCCTCCGGCCCGCCCGGGAGCCGTGCGGCGCAGCCGGGTGCGGCGCCCCGTGGGCGGGTTCACCGCGGTTCTCCGTGGTCCAGGGAGCGGCGCACCATGCGGTGCACCCAGTACAGGCCGGCGGCGTCCAAGGCCACCCCGGCGGCCAGGCAGCCCAGGCCCGCGGGGGTGGCGAAGAGGAACGCCACCGGCCCGCCGCCCATCGCGCCGGCCATGCCCAGGCCGGCCGCGGGCAGTACGGCCAGCAGCAGAGCGGTGGTGCGCGGGCCGGCCAGCTGGGCGGAGAGCTCGCGGCGCCGGCCCTCCTCCAGGTCGAGGGCGGCGGCCAGGCGTTCGGCGACGTCGGCCAGGCCGGCACCGGACCGGGCCGCCACCGTCCAGCAGACGGCCAGCCGCGCCATCCCGGCGCACCCCGGGGCGGCAGCGGCCCGGCGCAGCGCGTCGCCGGGGTCGGCACCGCTCCGGCCGGCCGCGGCGACCGCGGCCATCCCCGCCGCGCCGGCCGCCTCGGCCTCCGCGGCGGCCGAGGCCAGCGCCGGCCCCGGCGGCCGCCCGGAGCGCAGCTCCGCGGCGAACACCCGGCACAGCGCCACCGTCGCCCGCCGCCCGCGGGCCCGGGTGCGGCCGGTCGCCGCGGCCAGCCGGGCGCGGACGCGGCCGGAGGCCGACGCCAGGGCGGGCACCCGGCGCCGGGCCGGCCGGCGCACCGCGGCCCGCAACCGGAGCAGCCCCCGGGACGGCAGAAGGGCCAGCGCGACCAGACCGAGCAGCCCCGCCCCCAGCGGCCACCACCCGC from Nocardiopsis composta encodes:
- a CDS encoding type II secretion system F family protein, with translation MSGWWPLGAGLLGLVALALLPSRGLLRLRAAVRRPARRRVPALASASGRVRARLAAATGRTRARGRRATVALCRVFAAELRSGRPPGPALASAAAEAEAAGAAGMAAVAAAGRSGADPGDALRRAAAAPGCAGMARLAVCWTVAARSGAGLADVAERLAAALDLEEGRRRELSAQLAGPRTTALLLAVLPAAGLGMAGAMGGGPVAFLFATPAGLGCLAAGVALDAAGLYWVHRMVRRSLDHGEPR